One part of the Sphingopyxis sp. PAMC25046 genome encodes these proteins:
- a CDS encoding tyrosine-type recombinase/integrase: MANKVGLTDARIAGLKAPASGQIEVADGIVTGLRLRMGASGTKTYILRKRVQGKWLNVTIGRHGPNFTLAHARRKARDLLVDVEQGKSIARKPGAKRKGSKGVGTVAELYETYLAQQIVGKKRSANEFDRVFRKYIEPELGARLADSITRSDVSRFVEKIAFERGKETLTMARIVYRHLSTFYSWALTRLEHLPANPCRDAWRPKRSEPRDRVLSDREVAALWQAAVEDGYPFGHLVQMLILTAQRRGEVLDATCDEFDFKGKVWTVPGDRAKNGKANVVPLSAQALEVVTDTFAAAGIAPEDAHKQSQILLASKVTSTNSVSGLSKAWKRIRASVDEKLGYEAAHFTMHDIRRTVATGLQRIGIPLVVSEAVLNHQSGSAMAGVAGVYHRHQYTNEKREALALWGKEVLMLVAKYPPQDSQEE; the protein is encoded by the coding sequence ATGGCGAACAAAGTTGGTTTGACAGATGCCCGGATCGCAGGATTGAAAGCGCCTGCAAGCGGGCAAATTGAGGTCGCTGATGGCATCGTGACCGGCCTGCGGCTCCGAATGGGAGCGAGCGGCACCAAGACTTATATCTTGCGTAAGCGCGTTCAAGGTAAATGGTTGAACGTGACTATCGGGCGGCATGGCCCGAATTTCACTCTCGCACACGCCCGTCGGAAGGCGCGGGACCTGCTCGTCGACGTTGAGCAAGGCAAAAGTATCGCCAGAAAGCCGGGAGCTAAAAGGAAGGGATCGAAGGGTGTCGGCACCGTCGCCGAACTATACGAGACATACCTGGCTCAACAGATCGTCGGCAAAAAGAGGAGCGCGAATGAGTTCGACCGGGTTTTCCGCAAGTACATCGAACCTGAGCTAGGCGCCCGCCTCGCCGATTCGATCACCCGAAGCGACGTCAGCCGTTTCGTAGAGAAGATCGCATTTGAGCGGGGCAAGGAAACCCTGACGATGGCTCGCATCGTTTATCGGCACCTTTCGACGTTTTACTCATGGGCGCTCACCAGACTTGAACATCTGCCAGCCAATCCGTGCCGGGACGCATGGCGCCCAAAACGGAGCGAGCCTCGCGACCGGGTGCTCAGCGATCGAGAGGTCGCTGCACTGTGGCAAGCCGCCGTCGAGGATGGCTATCCGTTTGGCCATCTTGTGCAGATGTTAATTCTCACAGCCCAGCGCCGGGGAGAGGTGCTCGACGCCACTTGCGACGAGTTCGACTTCAAGGGGAAAGTTTGGACTGTACCAGGAGATAGAGCGAAAAACGGCAAGGCAAATGTGGTGCCTTTATCCGCGCAGGCCCTCGAGGTCGTCACCGACACCTTCGCGGCCGCTGGGATCGCGCCTGAAGATGCTCACAAGCAATCCCAAATTCTACTGGCATCCAAGGTCACCAGCACAAACAGTGTCAGTGGGCTGTCAAAGGCCTGGAAGCGGATAAGGGCAAGTGTGGACGAGAAACTCGGCTATGAAGCCGCTCATTTCACCATGCATGACATTCGCCGGACGGTGGCGACCGGACTGCAGAGGATTGGAATACCACTGGTCGTTTCAGAGGCCGTTCTCAATCATCAGTCCGGCTCGGCAATGGCTGGTGTCGCCGGGGTCTATCATCGGCATCAGTACACGAATGAAAAACGCGAAGCTCTCGCGCTGTGGGGCAAGGAGGTTCTAATGCTCGTCGCGAAGTATCCGCCGCAGGACAGTCAGGAAGAATGA
- a CDS encoding TolC family protein: protein MQPVWAQNLGLEEALSRVATSDPALTASIARLEAADAAILQADVRPRDVVGIDLEDFAGTGPYSPLKQPQTTGWYERTWERGGKREARIGAARADAAVVGAQNRVRLLDRLARVQAAWVEALAAEATVPVAESRLADMKRVELEVVKRVTSALDPWFAAERARTNVAQAEIAVDQARENARIARANLAAWWGGNGDFKLDPAALLVFDVAAPPRGESVDIAVLAAELNAAEAKAKLAETGNIADPSGRVGLRHFGDGNDLAIMVGGSIPLGTKSANRGNVARARADQRAVEADIAVARVEIEREIDRIVADRRLIATEIKRIDADVLPSANRAVRLIRDGLARGGTAFTFLEYAQAQAATNEAQSRRVELLRRFHLLGVRLDRLLGRHAPLLANMETIR, encoded by the coding sequence GTGCAGCCTGTTTGGGCACAAAATTTAGGTCTGGAAGAAGCGCTGTCGCGGGTTGCGACGAGCGATCCCGCCCTGACCGCCAGCATCGCCCGCCTCGAGGCCGCAGATGCCGCCATCCTGCAGGCGGATGTCAGGCCGCGCGACGTGGTCGGAATCGACCTCGAGGATTTCGCGGGCACCGGCCCCTATTCGCCGCTGAAACAACCGCAGACTACCGGCTGGTATGAGCGGACATGGGAGCGCGGCGGCAAGCGCGAGGCGCGTATCGGTGCCGCGCGCGCCGACGCGGCCGTCGTCGGCGCGCAGAACCGGGTTCGCCTGCTCGACCGTCTCGCTCGCGTGCAGGCGGCCTGGGTCGAGGCGCTTGCCGCGGAAGCGACGGTTCCGGTCGCGGAATCCCGCCTTGCCGACATGAAACGCGTTGAACTGGAGGTGGTAAAACGGGTCACCAGCGCACTCGATCCCTGGTTCGCGGCCGAGCGTGCCCGCACCAATGTCGCCCAAGCAGAGATCGCCGTCGACCAGGCGCGAGAGAATGCCCGGATTGCGCGGGCGAACCTCGCCGCATGGTGGGGCGGCAACGGTGATTTCAAGCTCGATCCGGCCGCCTTGCTCGTGTTCGATGTCGCAGCGCCTCCCCGCGGCGAGTCGGTCGATATTGCCGTGCTTGCTGCCGAACTCAATGCGGCCGAGGCAAAGGCAAAGCTCGCCGAGACCGGCAATATCGCCGATCCCAGCGGGCGCGTCGGTCTCCGCCATTTCGGGGACGGCAACGACCTTGCGATCATGGTCGGAGGATCGATCCCGCTCGGGACCAAATCCGCGAATCGAGGCAATGTCGCTCGGGCTCGAGCCGATCAGCGCGCTGTTGAGGCGGATATCGCCGTAGCGCGGGTCGAGATCGAGCGCGAGATCGACAGAATCGTTGCCGACCGGCGCCTGATCGCAACCGAAATCAAGCGGATCGACGCCGACGTGCTCCCGAGCGCCAACCGCGCGGTCCGGCTGATCCGCGACGGTCTCGCACGCGGCGGCACCGCCTTCACCTTCCTGGAATATGCGCAGGCGCAAGCGGCGACCAACGAAGCGCAATCGCGGCGGGTCGAGCTGCTCAGGCGCTTTCATTTGCTCGGCGTGCGGCTCGACCGGCTTTTGGGCCGCCACGCGCCCCTGCTTGCCAATATGGAGACAATCCGATGA
- a CDS encoding lytic transglycosylase domain-containing protein, with protein MRLKSAVAAVATAGLGFVLPAHAQELEATQMTFASELTTDGFRVAEGTDGFRLVEHGIWRTPPAGSSEPSAIDAGRTYLPYRYPKPQGSAPSGFRRASYLPHVYAAEVQYSLPSGLLDALVWTESRYNPLAISKAGAAGLGQLMPGTARDLGVSNRFDPMANIFGAAKYLRQMLDKFGVVHLALAAYNAGPGAVERAGGIPRNGETPAYVREVLRHWRF; from the coding sequence ATGAGACTGAAATCGGCAGTAGCCGCAGTGGCAACGGCAGGACTTGGGTTCGTCCTCCCCGCTCACGCGCAGGAGCTGGAAGCCACTCAGATGACCTTTGCCTCGGAGTTGACAACCGACGGCTTCCGCGTTGCAGAAGGAACCGATGGCTTTCGTCTCGTCGAACACGGCATTTGGAGAACGCCTCCAGCGGGCTCGTCCGAGCCGTCGGCTATCGATGCGGGTCGAACCTATCTGCCCTATCGATATCCAAAGCCCCAGGGCAGCGCGCCATCCGGCTTTCGACGGGCAAGCTACCTTCCTCATGTTTACGCAGCTGAGGTTCAATACTCGCTGCCAAGCGGTCTACTCGACGCTCTTGTCTGGACGGAATCGCGGTATAATCCTTTGGCGATCAGCAAGGCTGGCGCCGCCGGTCTGGGTCAGCTGATGCCGGGGACCGCGCGGGACCTTGGCGTTTCAAATCGCTTCGATCCGATGGCGAACATTTTCGGTGCGGCCAAATATCTACGCCAGATGCTCGACAAGTTCGGGGTAGTTCATCTGGCCCTTGCCGCCTACAATGCAGGTCCCGGTGCCGTCGAACGCGCCGGCGGTATTCCACGCAATGGCGAGACGCCGGCCTATGTGCGTGAAGTGCTGCGCCATTGGCGTTTTTGA
- a CDS encoding HlyD family efflux transporter periplasmic adaptor subunit yields MKIYLLGAAPVMALTLLAACGETATPEKEDAAATASEYERGPHRGRMLRSGPFALEITIFEDGVDPEFRVYAYRDDKPVKPTEVALAIELGRLGGRIDRFSFTPQDDFLRGSGIVAEPHSFDVRVVAREGGRRHKWSYAAYEGRTAITAAAAKAGGVKTEAAGPATISDRIDMGGRIEITPEGKADVRARLPGLIVSLDGNLGQQVRRGQLLARVESSHSLQVYPVTAPIGGTIIEKNVNVGDTTGDRALFVIADPAKLHAEFFVYPRDAERIRVGQAVTLKNLSGEGQLQAEVEAVLPTADVASQTMMAHVHLPPIASRTFRPGMGVEGSFAVAQTNVPIAVRTKAIQRFRDFEVVFARVGDTYEVRMLEIGRRTPEWTEVLGGLRAGEVYVTDGAFLIRADIEKSGASHDH; encoded by the coding sequence ATGAAAATATATCTGCTGGGTGCGGCACCGGTCATGGCCCTAACCCTGCTTGCCGCATGCGGCGAGACAGCGACGCCTGAAAAGGAGGACGCGGCGGCCACTGCGAGCGAATATGAACGCGGCCCGCACCGGGGACGCATGCTTCGCAGCGGTCCCTTCGCGCTTGAGATCACTATCTTCGAAGATGGCGTCGATCCCGAGTTTCGCGTCTACGCCTATCGCGACGACAAGCCGGTCAAGCCGACCGAAGTGGCTTTGGCGATCGAACTCGGTCGCCTCGGCGGAAGGATCGACCGCTTCAGTTTTACCCCGCAGGACGATTTCCTCCGCGGCAGTGGAATTGTCGCCGAACCGCATAGCTTCGACGTCCGGGTGGTAGCGCGCGAGGGTGGCCGGAGGCACAAATGGTCCTATGCCGCCTATGAGGGCCGCACCGCCATCACTGCCGCGGCGGCCAAGGCCGGCGGCGTGAAAACGGAAGCCGCCGGGCCTGCCACGATCAGCGATCGGATCGATATGGGCGGCCGGATCGAAATCACGCCCGAGGGCAAGGCCGATGTGCGCGCAAGGCTTCCCGGCCTGATTGTCTCGTTGGACGGCAACCTCGGTCAGCAGGTCCGGCGCGGTCAGCTGCTTGCGCGAGTCGAGTCGAGTCATTCGCTGCAAGTCTATCCGGTGACAGCGCCGATCGGCGGCACGATCATCGAGAAAAACGTGAACGTCGGTGATACGACCGGAGATCGCGCACTCTTCGTGATCGCCGACCCCGCCAAGCTTCACGCCGAGTTCTTCGTCTATCCGCGCGATGCCGAACGAATTCGCGTCGGCCAGGCGGTCACGCTGAAAAACCTCTCTGGCGAGGGACAGCTTCAGGCCGAAGTCGAGGCAGTCCTGCCGACAGCGGACGTCGCGAGTCAGACGATGATGGCTCACGTCCATCTGCCGCCGATCGCATCGCGGACCTTCCGTCCGGGCATGGGCGTGGAAGGCAGTTTCGCGGTCGCGCAGACCAATGTGCCGATCGCCGTGCGAACCAAGGCGATCCAACGCTTCCGCGACTTCGAGGTCGTCTTCGCGAGGGTCGGCGACACCTATGAAGTGCGGATGCTCGAAATCGGGCGCAGGACGCCCGAATGGACCGAAGTGCTCGGCGGCCTCAGGGCAGGCGAAGTCTATGTCACCGACGGTGCCTTCCTGATCCGCGCCGACATAGAGAAATCGGGGGCCAGCCATGACCACTGA
- a CDS encoding DUF5818 domain-containing protein — MILTTAADDVWIIEGDDVGEDFIGSTVTVDGVVAGMDRIRADWLGVESHSS; from the coding sequence ATGATCCTGACTACTGCTGCTGACGATGTCTGGATTATCGAAGGCGATGATGTCGGTGAGGACTTCATCGGATCTACAGTGACCGTTGATGGCGTTGTCGCGGGCATGGATCGGATACGCGCCGACTGGCTCGGGGTGGAGAGTCATTCTTCCTGA